In Achromobacter pestifer, the DNA window CTGGCTGGTCGGTGGCGTGCTGGCACTGTGGCTGTATCGCATGCTGCGCCGCACGGTGGGCGACTACCTGTACCCGCCGGTCGACCCGGAGCAGGCTGAAGCCGAGCGCATTGAAGCGGTGCGCGAGGCCCAGGACGTGGCCCGCGCCAAGGAAGTGGACCGGTACCAGGACAATCTGGAACGCGCCCGCACGATGGCCACCAAAGATCCGCGCGCCGTTGCGATGGTTCTGCGCACCTGGATGAGCAAAGATGAAAAATGATTCCACGCCGCTGGACGGCATGACGCGCAGCGCCGTCCTGATGATGTCGCTGGGCGAAGACGCCGCGGCCGAGGTCTTCAAGTACCTCGGCGCCCGTGAAGTCCAGCAGGTCGGCGCCGCCATGGCCAGCCTGAAGCAAGTCACGCGCAGCGACGTGGCCGTGGTCCTGGAGGAATTCCGCCAGGAAGCCGACCAGTTCATGGCCGTCACGCTAGGTTCGGACGACTACATCCGCACCGTGCTGACCAAGGCGCTGGGCAGCGACCGCGCCGCCGGCCTGATCGAAGACATCCTGGAAGCCGGCGAAGGCGGCAGCGGCATCGATGCGCTGAACTGGCTGGACCCGAACACCGTGGCCGAGCTGATCGGCGACGAACACCCGCAGATCATCGCGACCATCCTGGTACACCTCGAGCGCGACCGCGCCGCCGGCGTGCTGGCGCTGCTGACGGACCGCCTGCGCAACGACGTCATGCTGCGCATCGCCACTTTCGGCGGCGTGCAGCCCGCGGCGTTGTCCGAGCTCACCGAAGTCCTGAATTCGGTGCTGGCTGGCCAGGGCGCAAAGCGCAGCAAGATGGGCGGCGTGCGCACCGCGGCCGAGATCCTGAACATGATGAATTCGACCCAGGAAGAAACGGTGGTCGCCAGCCTGCGCGAGCGCGACAACGATCTGGCACAAAAGATCATCGACGAGATGTTCGTCTTCGACAACCTGCTCGACGTCGAGGATCGCGCCATCCAGCTCATCCTCAAGGAAATCGACAACGACACGCTCATGGTCGCGCTCAAGGGCGCCCCGGAAGAGCTGCGCGCGAAGTTCCTGCGCAACATGTCCAGCCGCGCCGCCGAAATGCTGCGCGAAGACCTGGATGCGCAAGGCCCGATCCGCATGTCCAAGGTCGAGACCGAACAGAAGAAGATCCTGCAGATCGCCCGCCGCCTGGCCGAGAGCGGCCAGATCGTCCTGGGCAACCAGGGAGACGACACGTATGTCTGAGGTGGACAGCGGCGCCACGGCGCTCATCTCGCGCAGCGCCGCCTGGCGGCGCTGGCAGATGCTGTCGTTCGACGAGCCCGCGGCCATTGAACCGGAACCCGAGCCCGAACCCGATCCGGGGCCGGACCCGGAAGTGGTGATGGCCCAACTGCGTGCCCAGGCCCTTGCGGAAGGCCGCGAGGAAGGCCATGCCCTGGGCCATGCCGCCGGTCTGGAAAGCGGCCAGCAGGCTGGTTACGAAGCCGGTCTCGCCGCCGGCCGCGAACAAGGCTATGGCGAAGGCCTCATTCAGGCGCGCGAACAAGGCGCCGCCGAAGCGCAGCGCCTGCATGCGCTGGTCGAGGCTTGCGCCGCGTCCCTCGGCTCGCTCGAAGAAAAAATGGGCCAGGGCCTGCTGACCCTGGCTCTGGACATCGCCCAGCAGGTCGTGCGCACCACCCTCGCCGAGCAGCCGGACACCGTGGTCAGCGCCGTGCGCGAAGTGCTGCACATCAATCCCACCGCCGGCGGCCAGATGCGCTTGTGGGCCAACCCCGAAGACATCGATCTGATCCGCCTGCACCTGGCGGACGAACTCAAGGAAGGCCATTGGCGCGTCCTGGCCGATGAGTCCATTTCGCGCGGCGGCTGCCGCGCCGAAACGCCCTTCGGCGACATCGACGCCACCCTGCAAACGCGCTGGCGCCGTGTCGCGGCCTCGCTGGGCCGCAACGTATCCTGGGAGGAGCCGGTGTGAGCGCCAATCCGGCCTCCCCCCTGCCCGGCCAGCCGGCCGCGCCCGCCACCGCCGTGCCGGTCATCGACCGTTGGCAGACCCAGCTGCAGATCGGCTCGATCCGCGCCGCCTCCACCGACCCCTGGCTGGTCAGCGGCAAGATCACGCGCGCCACCGGCCTGGTGCTGCACGCGACCGGTTTGCGCCTGCCGGTGGGGGCAGCTGCCCGCATTGAAATCGCGCGCGGTCACGACCATTGGGCAGACGCCGAAGTCGTCGGTTTCGACGGCCACACCCTCTATCTGATGCCTCAGGCCGATATTTCCGGCCTGCCGCCTGGCGCGCGCGTCGTGCCGGGCGAGCCGCCCGTCCAACGCCAGATTCCGCTGCCGCGCAAGGCCGAACTGAACGGCAACGCCAAACCGCAGCTGGGCCGCCACCTGCCGGTGGGCAATGCCCTGCTGGGCCGGGTGCTGGACGGCGCCGGCCGCCCCCTGGACGGACTGGGTCCGCTCACGGGTGCCGAACTCGCGCCCCTGTCTGCGCAGCCGATCAATCCCCTGTCACGCGCGCCCATCGATACGGTGTTGGACACCGGCGTGCGCGCCATCAACGGCCTGCTCACGGTTGGCCGCGGCCAGCGCATGGGCCTGTTCGCAGGCTCCGGCGTCGGTAAAAGCGTGCTGCTCGGCATGATGGCCCGTTACACCACGGCCGACGTCATCGTCGTCGGGCTGATCGGAGAACGCGGCCGGGAAGTCAAGGAATTCATCGAGCACAACCTCGGGCCCGAGGGCCTGGCGCGCTCGGTCGTGGTGGCCGCGCCAGCCGACGTGTCGGCGCTGCTGCGCCTGCAAGGCGCCGCCTACGCCACGCGGCTGGCCGAACACTTCCGCGACCAGGGCCTGGACGTGCTCCTGATCATGGACTCGCTGACCCGCTACGCCATGGCCCAGCGCGAAGTCGCGCTGGCCATCGGCGAACCGCCCGCCACCAAGGGCTATCCACCCTCGGTCTTCGCCAAGCTGCCGATGCTGGTCGAACGCGCCGGCATGGGCGCGCCAGGACCGTCCGGCAAGGCGGGTTCCATCACTGCTTTCTACACCGTGCTGGCCGAAGGCGACGACCAGCAGGACCCGATCGCCGATTCGGCCCGCGCCATCCTGGACGGCCACGTCGTCCTGTCGCGCCACCTGGCCGAAGCCGGCCACTACCCCGCCATCGACATCGAAGCGTCGATCTCGCGCGCCATGACCTCGCTGATCACGCCAGAGCAGTTCGCCGTGGTGCGCCGCTTCAAGCAAAGCCTGTCACGTTACCAGCGCAACCGCGACCTGATCGCGGTGGGCGCCTACGCCGCCGGCAACGATGCGCAGCTGGACGAGGCC includes these proteins:
- the fliG gene encoding flagellar motor switch protein FliG: MKNDSTPLDGMTRSAVLMMSLGEDAAAEVFKYLGAREVQQVGAAMASLKQVTRSDVAVVLEEFRQEADQFMAVTLGSDDYIRTVLTKALGSDRAAGLIEDILEAGEGGSGIDALNWLDPNTVAELIGDEHPQIIATILVHLERDRAAGVLALLTDRLRNDVMLRIATFGGVQPAALSELTEVLNSVLAGQGAKRSKMGGVRTAAEILNMMNSTQEETVVASLRERDNDLAQKIIDEMFVFDNLLDVEDRAIQLILKEIDNDTLMVALKGAPEELRAKFLRNMSSRAAEMLREDLDAQGPIRMSKVETEQKKILQIARRLAESGQIVLGNQGDDTYV
- the fliH gene encoding flagellar assembly protein FliH: MSEVDSGATALISRSAAWRRWQMLSFDEPAAIEPEPEPEPDPGPDPEVVMAQLRAQALAEGREEGHALGHAAGLESGQQAGYEAGLAAGREQGYGEGLIQAREQGAAEAQRLHALVEACAASLGSLEEKMGQGLLTLALDIAQQVVRTTLAEQPDTVVSAVREVLHINPTAGGQMRLWANPEDIDLIRLHLADELKEGHWRVLADESISRGGCRAETPFGDIDATLQTRWRRVAASLGRNVSWEEPV
- the fliI gene encoding flagellar protein export ATPase FliI, with the protein product MSANPASPLPGQPAAPATAVPVIDRWQTQLQIGSIRAASTDPWLVSGKITRATGLVLHATGLRLPVGAAARIEIARGHDHWADAEVVGFDGHTLYLMPQADISGLPPGARVVPGEPPVQRQIPLPRKAELNGNAKPQLGRHLPVGNALLGRVLDGAGRPLDGLGPLTGAELAPLSAQPINPLSRAPIDTVLDTGVRAINGLLTVGRGQRMGLFAGSGVGKSVLLGMMARYTTADVIVVGLIGERGREVKEFIEHNLGPEGLARSVVVAAPADVSALLRLQGAAYATRLAEHFRDQGLDVLLIMDSLTRYAMAQREVALAIGEPPATKGYPPSVFAKLPMLVERAGMGAPGPSGKAGSITAFYTVLAEGDDQQDPIADSARAILDGHVVLSRHLAEAGHYPAIDIEASISRAMTSLITPEQFAVVRRFKQSLSRYQRNRDLIAVGAYAAGNDAQLDEAIARYPRLEAFLQQDIGENVGYEAAVSQLRASFELRNAYA